A genomic window from Methanovulcanius yangii includes:
- the thiM gene encoding hydroxyethylthiazole kinase: MDTPTIDPATIAPYLTAVRTARPLVHHITNAVTINDCANITLCAGAAPVMAAAPEEAAEMAGIASVLVLNIGTLTTGQIASMLIAGKAANARGIPVILDPVGAGATAMRTEAAERLLAELDIAVLKGNAGEIGVLARTGGEVRGVDSAGCEGDPAAVAAACARRFGTLVVMTGPVDYISDGERTLAAANGHPMMDRLSGTGCMTASVVGAFAAAGDDLLTACAAACAAFGRAGERAAEVARGPYSFRTALFDEMATLTEDDLARHADVRDADAR, from the coding sequence ATGGACACACCCACCATCGACCCCGCCACCATCGCACCCTATCTCACCGCCGTCCGCACCGCCCGACCGCTCGTCCACCACATCACCAACGCCGTCACCATCAACGACTGCGCCAACATCACCCTCTGCGCAGGAGCAGCGCCCGTGATGGCGGCCGCCCCCGAGGAGGCGGCGGAGATGGCGGGCATCGCCTCCGTCCTCGTCCTCAACATCGGGACGCTCACGACGGGCCAGATTGCATCGATGCTCATCGCCGGAAAGGCCGCAAACGCCCGCGGCATCCCCGTCATCCTCGACCCGGTCGGGGCCGGGGCGACCGCGATGCGCACGGAGGCCGCGGAGCGCCTCCTCGCCGAGCTCGACATCGCGGTCCTGAAGGGCAACGCCGGAGAGATCGGCGTCCTTGCGAGAACCGGCGGGGAGGTCCGCGGCGTGGACTCGGCCGGGTGCGAGGGCGACCCGGCGGCGGTTGCGGCCGCCTGTGCAAGGCGCTTCGGCACCCTCGTCGTGATGACGGGCCCCGTCGACTACATCTCGGACGGCGAGCGCACGCTTGCCGCCGCAAACGGCCACCCGATGATGGACCGCCTCTCGGGAACCGGGTGCATGACCGCCTCGGTCGTGGGCGCCTTTGCGGCCGCAGGGGACGATCTCCTCACCGCCTGCGCCGCCGCCTGCGCCGCCTTCGGCCGGGCCGGGGAACGGGCGGCCGAGGTCGCCCGCGGGCCCTACTCCTTTAGGACCGCCCTCTTCGACGAGATGGCAACCCTCACCGAAGACGACCTCGCCCGCCACGCCGACGTGAGGGATGCGGATGCCCGCTGA
- the thiE gene encoding thiamine phosphate synthase, producing the protein MPADGTAIPALYVVTDPALGKGRSHAEQAAAAVAGGAGIIQLRDKHLEGDALLAEALAVREALAGTDTIFVVNDSLDAALAAGAHGVHLGQDDGSVPAARAAAKAAGRADFLIGVSVGSVVEACRAVDEGADYVALGPVFPTGSKADAGPARGLALLSAIRGAVPVPLVAIGGITTANVASVIRAGADSAAVISAVIAAEDVTVAAREMASEIEGARALR; encoded by the coding sequence ATGCCCGCTGACGGGACCGCCATTCCGGCCCTCTACGTCGTCACCGACCCCGCCCTGGGGAAAGGCCGCTCCCATGCCGAGCAGGCGGCCGCCGCCGTTGCGGGCGGTGCGGGCATCATCCAGCTCCGCGACAAGCACCTCGAAGGGGACGCCCTCCTCGCCGAGGCCCTCGCGGTGAGAGAGGCGCTTGCCGGCACGGACACCATATTTGTCGTGAACGACTCCCTCGATGCCGCCCTCGCCGCGGGCGCCCACGGCGTCCACCTCGGGCAGGACGACGGCTCCGTTCCCGCCGCACGGGCGGCAGCGAAGGCCGCCGGACGAGCGGACTTTCTCATCGGCGTCTCGGTCGGCTCGGTCGTGGAGGCCTGCCGGGCGGTCGACGAGGGGGCGGACTACGTGGCCCTCGGTCCCGTCTTTCCCACCGGCTCGAAGGCGGACGCCGGTCCCGCCCGCGGGCTTGCCCTCCTTTCGGCAATACGGGGGGCTGTCCCCGTCCCGCTCGTCGCCATCGGCGGCATCACCACCGCAAATGTCGCCTCGGTCATCCGGGCGGGCGCCGACTCGGCGGCGGTGATCTCCGCGGTCATTGCAGCAGAGGATGTCACGGTCGCCGCCCGTGAGATGGCATCGGAGATCGAGGGGGCACGGGCGCTCCGCTGA
- a CDS encoding DUF4097 family beta strand repeat-containing protein, protein MVVVILALVLMALACGCTDGGTGPEVTATFDEKYRANEKTVVSVENPTGSVTITRGDVRDVVLHVVKRSRAGAEELEKVEISATKGDLLKIRAKWTSVLPPRVTVDMAITVPPYVTVDAVTVSNGDVRIEETKGDVSVSCFNGDVFIRDVDGSVVAAVENGDLEVRETTGIGDLSVKNGAIEAEVRDIDRDVVIEGEGGDIVLAMGPSLDAILSVATKNGVVSVEGLDLEVGPTGTDATGVLGAGIYRLTVECTNGDVNLTAL, encoded by the coding sequence ATGGTAGTCGTGATTCTGGCACTCGTACTCATGGCTCTCGCCTGCGGCTGCACCGACGGCGGGACGGGCCCGGAGGTGACCGCCACCTTCGACGAGAAATACCGGGCCAACGAGAAGACCGTCGTTTCCGTGGAGAATCCCACCGGGTCGGTCACGATTACCCGCGGGGATGTGCGGGACGTCGTCCTCCATGTCGTCAAGAGGAGCCGGGCAGGCGCGGAGGAGCTGGAGAAGGTGGAGATCTCCGCGACCAAAGGCGACCTCCTGAAGATCCGGGCGAAATGGACCTCCGTCCTCCCGCCACGGGTCACGGTCGACATGGCGATCACCGTGCCCCCGTATGTCACCGTCGATGCCGTGACGGTGTCAAACGGCGATGTCCGGATCGAAGAGACCAAAGGGGACGTCTCCGTCTCCTGCTTCAACGGCGATGTGTTCATTCGGGATGTCGACGGCTCCGTGGTGGCGGCGGTCGAGAACGGTGACCTCGAGGTACGGGAGACGACGGGCATAGGCGACCTCTCGGTAAAGAACGGCGCAATCGAGGCGGAGGTCCGGGATATCGACAGGGATGTCGTCATTGAAGGGGAGGGCGGCGACATCGTCCTCGCGATGGGCCCCTCCCTCGACGCCATCCTCTCCGTCGCCACCAAAAACGGCGTCGTCTCGGTCGAGGGGCTCGACCTTGAGGTGGGGCCGACGGGGACGGACGCCACAGGCGTCCTCGGGGCGGGCATCTACAGGCTCACCGTCGAGTGCACGAACGGCGACGTGAACCTCACCGCCCTCTGA